Genomic DNA from Chanos chanos chromosome 6, fChaCha1.1, whole genome shotgun sequence:
CAAATTCGTGCAtatggctttaaaaaaaaaaggcacctgttcttatatacaaaaatattcCAAACTGTACAAACTATGTCTTGAAAGGTCAGACATTTCAATTCATATATACTGAGACAAACTGACCAAAAGATCTATAGAGCACACATGTGCCAATTTACTTGTGATTGCTTAATAGGCTGTATTTAAACTGTTTATAAGAACGGAAGCAAAACCTGAAGTCTGTTCTGTGTTATATTTAGAACTGTCTCTCAAGTGGTTGACCCAACTTCTGAGTATCACTGTGTCACCCAGCTTAGATTACAATGTGCCTGTAAGTCTTCATCCAACAACAAGCGCTTAGAGAGACAAAGCCCTGTCCAGACGGAAGTATTTAATTCATTCCTTTCCTCCAACAGCTGTTGCTGAAAGAGCCCAGTGACTTAGAGGGCAAGGACTTAAATGGACAAATCCTCTAAAGTGCACAATGCAGCTTAAATACAACATATTCACTAAACTGACAGCAGCTTAAGAACATTTTTGGACACAAAATGCTTCAAATACATTATTAGAAGCAGATACAAGAATAAGCCGGGTGTGACCTAGAGCCACGCAAAGACAAAGTCTAAAATGAGCCTAGCgcaattacatttttacattcagaAATTAGGTGTATCTGAAGAAAACTTAATTTAATCTACAATAAATGCAGCTTCTTTTTGAGACTATAGGACCCGCAAAACATTCAGTTCTATAAATTCATGACAGCTCAACTCTTAGCAATATCTTCAGCAAGCTTGTCTTCTCAGACAACAAAATGTGTCACAAATCAAAACCTCTGTGGTCAACAGTAAGAATGGTTAATGAATACATAgtatttgatttgtatttgtatatctTGATGTGAAATCAAAAGAACAGGATGCAAATtaattacaaaattatttttcatgtgGTCAGTGCTATCAAGTGTAAAATCACTGGAATATTTAACTCTTTCTGACAAAAGCTTTGGTCTTTTGATTCATGTCTGCCTATTGATCATAGTACCTAAGGGCAAATACACAAACTATCTGTGTCATAAAACCACTTAAAATGATCCACAAGAAGGCTGACACCTGATAATGAACATATTCACCATTTTAGATCTGTGACCTGAGGAGATCAAAGTCTTGTCTCGGGTGGGGGtcttcacaaaacacaaagtgacATTCACTTAAGCTAAACTAACAACTCCAGTGGACCCATATACAtatagaaagagaggaacataGGCTGTTCCCTAACCCTCTTCTAAGGTAGCATTGTGTTTCCATGACTGTTAAGTGTGTTATACCTGAGAAACTGTAAACTAAGGTTGGTTCTGAGTAAGACATGTGAAACATGCACTATTTTTTGTTTCCCTAATAGTGTTTCAAAGCCATGCAAAGCAATATGGGATATTTTAAAGATTTTGAATAAGAGCAAAAAGTTGTCAGTCAGTCGTATAAAATAGTAATGAGTAACTTGTTTATGAGAAGGACTGGTCCCTGATGTGGAACTTGGGCTTTCACaatctttcacaaacacagcagaagatcaagagtgagagagagcaagtacATAAGGCTAACCTAccatggtgttctctctctctctctctctctctctctctctctctctctagcttaTTAACAGATGAACTGCAAAAGATCCACAAGACAGAAGTCTCTTTGAACTAACCACCATGCAACAGGAAGTGACAAGTCATCCTCTGAATCACCCCAAAAACTTGTTTTAGGAcctcaaaaatacatttaaccACGATGATTCTACATCCACCTgttaacaatgtgcctctctacTTAAATTACAAATATCAACATGTACCAAATCTTAACAATAAACCAATGGTTGCAGTTGTGCAGTCTCTTTAAACATAGCACTGGTGAGAAGTGTTCCCTACTCTTCCTTCTTAAGAACAAGAAAAGAATACTGGGGTTGCCAGTAATGTCCAGAGGAAGTTGCAAAGCCTATCCATAAATGAGGCATCTGTGACCTTAGAGCAAAGCCAACTCAATCCCACAGCTGCACTGCTAATCCAATTACTGTCAGACATATAAGTCAAGCTCTCTTTATAAACTAAGCTAATTGAACAATTTGTATGTGAGTCAATGTGACTATGTCTCTCATTAAACCTAAGTgacaccaaaagaaaacaaatgtggCCTGTCAACAGTGTATTTAATATACTCTCATGATCATAGAGATAAAATAAGCTGTTGTCAGACACTCCCTTCTTCCAGTTCCCATATGTGCAGTCACCATGGATCTGTTACCAGGATGCCAAACCTCTACTAGGCCAGTATGAACAAAGCCTCTGTGAGAACACTGCTTGTCCCTGTGGTAATTTTATGTCCCAAACCATGAAGTGCTACACTGGGAATAAAAAGTACTTCAGAAAAAACAAGTAATGCTCTCcttgttttattaatgtaagtatgtgagtatgtaagtatgtaagtatgtatgtatgtatttattactTCAATCACAACTGATAATGAGAAGTGCTGTGCCGATGactaaaagcaaaacaaataatttataaatacatacaggcatacatacatatatgcatacttAAGTAAATATTTGATACACACTGACAGTGATCAGCAGATCTCACAAATATTTCTTGCATAAATACTGATATGTTGCATCTGGTTATCATTTGACTAAGAACAGtagttgtgtttgaatgtgtgatAAAATGCATCACACAGCTGAGATGTTTCCATTTTAAGGAGTAGTCTCCTCCACTAGCGTCTGCAATGGCAACACAACCCAGGAAGCCTCCAacgcccacacactcacacaaacagactctgaCTCACCTCTAAAACACGCTAGCTGTGTAGATGCTCCATATCCTGCCGCCTGTCGCTCTCTCAGGTCTAAGGCAGAATGTATGATATGGAGGGGTAtggtaaaaatgtatgaatatatCACAAAGTGTGGTCTCTGGGGCACTTGCACTGCATCTAGAAAAGTCACTGAgacacaaagataaaaaaaaaaaagcaaagacaaaataCTATGTAAAACAACTACCATCATTCTGAACTACATAGAACATCTTCACCCTCAGACAATCTTAATTCTGCATGAAGGACCTGtagaatgtaaatattttacaatataaCAGatgtaacaataacaaaacaagaagaagaagaaaaagaagaagaagaagaagatattGATCATTTTTGCGGGAAGTGTTAccttttacattttaatcagCAATAATTAATCACAACATATAAACATTCAACCTCTCCAAATTTCTCAAACTAAGTCTATAACTGTGTATTTCTTTACTCTGAAAGAGCCACACCCTTCACCTTGAAATGACATTTGACAGGAATACGTATGTACCTATGCCTCTGACCATTGTAATAACAGTGCAAGAACAATATTGCTATTGAGTCGTGCAATGGGCTGGGCATGCAGGATAGTTGCATTCAATGTACATATTACCACTGTTGACTAAAACTACccataaatgaaacacatacTTGAATGTGGTCTGGGTGCTGTCGTTAAACCactacaatatttttttaaatatttattctgctccattttaaatgtaatttcgAGTATTTTCAGTACAAACTTCTGTTGAGCGCCTTGTAACAATGTTTCAAACGCGTATTACTGTGGTAATCTTTGCGGGTTTTTTCCGatatgtattatttttgtttacatgtcCTCTCAAGCTCATGAGTacctcagagactccacagccAACTTATTGCGACGTTCAGAGACAGATGTCGTCAGATCCAGTGGGTGGAGCTACGATGTTGCAATCCTAGCCAGTACAGCATCATCAGTCTAGGCTGGCGTAACTAAGAAAGCGTATTAGAAGTCACTACCCAAATTGAGACTTCACAGTCGGACGGTCAGGCTGAGGGGGCCACGTCTGATTTGTATTCCCATTTAAAAGGGACCTTGAGTTCGATCCAAAGGATTAATCGACAAAGCCCAAAACGAGGGAAATATATCATCTCAAATTCACCCACTCGGACGCGTGCACTCGTAACTTTTTGGgcaaatatttttctttatttttgttccaGTGTAAATGCAAGCAACTGAATACGCTGATTGTTCCGATCTTCAGTCTTTGGAAGAcctgtctttttattttgacGAGAATAAAATTAAAGAAGCCAAAGTAGCCTTTCGTCGTCCACTCAAGCGAAGCAGTCACTCAGCGGGAGTAAGGAACAAAGACGTCAGTGCCAACAACTGAAGTGCTCACCGGTGTTGCCGCCACACTTGGGTCTCACTTTACAGTTTCTGAAAGCAATACTTACAAAAGTAATACCTACCTTTAATACCCGCATATTGTGCATTAACAGCATTTGAAATACGTGAGTTGGAAACATCGTACAGAGAAGTTTGAGAAGTCAGCGTCAGTCCAGGAGCCTACTTTCCACAGACTCGTGTCTTGAAACTCTAATTGGAGGACGtattaatatatgtatattctTGTTTTCCAAGTTGTCAACTTTAATATACTCAACTGACAGCTAAATAACAGCGAATATATACTGTGGGGAATGTCCTCTGACAAGTAAGATCAACGTCCGTGACTGGAGTTGCCATaccattgttctgttttggagAGGATCCCTTTGTTTGCTACGACCGAGGTAAATGAAACTGTCTGAAATTTGACTAATATAAATCCGTCATGTGAAATGTAAAGTGTATTGGACTGGGTTTCAATACTTGCCTTACCATACCTTGATAAGGTACTTCTTTTTTCCAAGGTAATTGTGAAATATTCAGGGTTAAACTTTAGAGGAAAAGTGATGGTGCAATTCCTTATTCAACCACTCCTCGCCCAGACAGCTAATGGCACGCGTACTCAGTATTGtttaaccaccccccccccccccccccccccggtcccCCAGCAGCTTACTTCTGATAATGCTCCTTTAAAgctttaaacatttctttaacaaagtatttgtacttttacaCTTACACCATTACTGTAATATTAATATTCGAGTCAAATTACGGAGTGAAAGGATAATCAGATGGAAAAAAGGGACTGACGTCATTTCGTGACGATATTTTGAGTGTGTAATACTGTTTCTTATTGCATGTGACTCATTTACTTCCATTAGCATTTCGTAATCGCCAAATAGTTGTGCAATGAACTTATTAAGCATTATTGTTCATCAGTCATGTCTACTGTGTAACATGTTTGCAAATGATTAGAGAATCGTAATTTTCTCTAGATTTACGAGTGTGGCTTTGAGTGTGGCTGCATATTATTATTGACCTACTTGCTTTGCTTGTTGGTTGCGTCAACCTTGTCACGTTGGTTGTATtagggtgtatttgtgtgtagaAAATTTGATGTCttttgtataaatatttcaCACGTGTTTCAACTGTTAGCCAGCACGCATTTTACTGATCAAATGCTTCCGATGTACTCTCACTGAAACATGCAAACTTGCTGTCACAGCTTCAGGAATGCATGACTAAAACGTTCTGTCCTTACAGATGAGCCTCAACGTTTCATCACCCGCATTTCCACCACGTCTGAAGCGTGTGGATTTCGAAGATTCCCAAAACACTGACACCTTTAAATGCAAGCGACGCAGACTCAACCAGCCACCCTCCCCTGGACTGGCCCCCTGTCTCCGACCTCTGACCCAAACCTCTGATCATGTGGGgtcagagaaacactgtgtgtcCTGCATTGGACCCTACATTCTGCTGGAAGCCACTGAAGGTGCTCAAACATACCGAGCTGTGCACCGCGTCACAGAACAGGAGTACACTTGCAAGGTGAGTGATCATTTGCCTTAGTATGGGGTCTCTCAGCAATTACAGTCTTAGTCCCTAACATGATGTATACCCATTGCATCACCGCATCCTTTGGGATGTGTCCACACCTTTAATTGTTTTTGGGGTgttaaaagataaaaagaataataattgtgtgtgtgtgtgtgtccatgtgtgtatgaactTTGACATGCACTTCCAGGTACTCATTGTAACtttgtttttaacttctttGTGTTTATCTTTTGCACAGGTGTTTTCTATGAAGAAGTACCAGGAGCTTATTGCCCCCTACACTCGTCTGTCACCccacaacaacatcagcaaaataTCTGAGATGGTGATGGGGGAGCACAATGTCTACGTCTTCTTTGAGCGCAACTACGGCGACATGCATTCGTATGTACGCACGTGTAAGAAGCttcaggaggaggaggcagtgTGTCTCTTTAGACAGATGGCAGCAGCAGTAGCACACTGTCATGAACATGGCGTTGTTCTAAGAGACCTCAAGCTACGCAAGTTTGTCTTCACTGATTCTGAGAGGTttgtcttcagttttttttttttcccctaaagaTAATGAGTTTTCTCACCGTGTGCAATTTTAGATTTAAAATTTGCAGTAATTCCTGTACAGTAAAGATATGGTGTTATTGCATATAGTTCCACATATGATGTGATCATTTTCCATGATACTGAATGCTCATTATGAACAGATGGAGGTATTTGAAGGcaatagaatgaaaaaaattcttttctttctacagAACAAAACTGGTCTTGCAGAACCTGGAGGACTCTTGTCTTTTGCACGGAGATGATGAttctctcacagacaaacatggcTGCCCAGCTTACGTTGGTCCAGAGATTCTAAACTCACGGAGCTCATACTCAGGAAAGGCCGCAGATGTGTGGAGTCTGGGTGTTGTACTCTATACCATGTTGGTGGGACGTTACCCCTTTCAGGATGTAGAACCAGCAGCGCTGTTTAGCAAAATCCGCAAGGGTACATTCACAATCCCAGACACTCTTTCTCCAAGGGCCAAGTCCCTAGTGTGTTGCATGCTGAGGAAGTCACcctcagagagactggaggcAGCCGACATCTTGCTTCATCCATGGCTCCattgcacaaacacaacaaacccTAGTCAGTACCTCTGCACAAGAAACTCTACTGACCAGGTGGTCCCTGACTTTGAGAAGAACGAAGACGGTGACCATTACTAATCTAAATGAGCTCTGGCTCACCTACCGATATACACGTGCAAGAGGAGCGTAACCTAATGAGGGATTGCTACAGAGGGTAAACATAGTTCAAGGGCaaagcacagaaaaacagattccATAGCTGGTGCTGAACATTGCTTTCTGtcatcaagcaaaaaaaaaacaaaaaacatgaacatcCGTGAGGTATTCCACCAGGTCACTGGCCTTTCATAATGATtgcattatgttttttttgttgttgttgttgttttttttttatatccatCCTAAAGAGGCCTATTCAGTAGCACAACAAATGTGCCCAACCTCTCTGCTTTAGTTCTTATG
This window encodes:
- the trib3 gene encoding tribbles homolog 3 — its product is MSLNVSSPAFPPRLKRVDFEDSQNTDTFKCKRRRLNQPPSPGLAPCLRPLTQTSDHVGSEKHCVSCIGPYILLEATEGAQTYRAVHRVTEQEYTCKVFSMKKYQELIAPYTRLSPHNNISKISEMVMGEHNVYVFFERNYGDMHSYVRTCKKLQEEEAVCLFRQMAAAVAHCHEHGVVLRDLKLRKFVFTDSERTKLVLQNLEDSCLLHGDDDSLTDKHGCPAYVGPEILNSRSSYSGKAADVWSLGVVLYTMLVGRYPFQDVEPAALFSKIRKGTFTIPDTLSPRAKSLVCCMLRKSPSERLEAADILLHPWLHCTNTTNPSQYLCTRNSTDQVVPDFEKNEDGDHY